The window TAGCTCCGACAAATGCCCTCATACATCAAACCGAATATGATCTAAAAAAAGACTGGAAACATAAAAAATTAAAGGTAGAAATCTTATTTGCAAAGAACATTGTTGCAAATGGCTGGAACCGTGCTTTAGAGATATATGAACGTATTCGTGATGCAGATATTATCATCACAAATCCAGATATAACTACACTGCTTTTATCAAATTATTATTATAGGGATGAAGATCCAAATAAGATTCGTTTACGGCAATGGTCTGATCTATTCAAGAATACCAAGTTTATGATATTCGATGAATATCATCTGTATACAGAAGATGAGATTGGCAAAGTAATTTCTTTTCTCATTATGAATAAAGCAACAAAGAATGATCTGAAAGCCTGTTTTTCAAGTGCAACTCCAAACAACCTGATCAAAAAGGTTCTTGAGGAAAAATATTTTCTCAAATGCAAGGAAGTAACACAAGAATTAGTGGAAGAAGAAGTAAAAGACATGAAATACAGGAAAGTAAAGGGAAAATTAAAAGTAACATTTACAGACAAAAACATATCTGAGTCTCTTAATGATGTCATTTATGACGCGCGCCGAACCTTATATATATTTAGTGATTTAAAAACAAATTTGGAGGCGCAAGACAGATTGGAAAAATTGGATATTGCATTCGGTTCATTTACTGGTTTGGACACGAAACGAGGTCAGAAAGAAGCTCCTGATGACAGAATAATACTGGCAACAAATAAAGCTGAACTGGGATTGAATCTGGATATAGAGTTAGCACATATTGAACCAGGATTTTATGCAGAAAACTTCTGGCAGAGATTTGGCAGATCTGCACGCAAAGGTAAAGATGGAGAAATCGTTGTACATATCGATTCCAATATAATAAAGAATCTTCCAGAACATATAAAAAATTATGAAGAGTTTGTAGGGCGTATGGATAACGTCTTAATCGATAAGAAGATGTATAGTTCCAAGATCATTAACCACGTAGGCGCTTATCTGTACCTTGTAAAGATTCGATCGAATAGAATATTGGCAGGGCAAATTCATTCGGTGATGAGTGATTTGCCAGGCGAGAATATGTACAAGGCATTTGAAAAAGCGGAAATTCTTTTAAAGGAAATGAAAGAAATATCTGCAAAGAATCAGTATGTTGACCCCGAAACTATTAAAAATCTTGATAAATGGTGGAATGAATACTTCATTCCATCCTTTGGCAGGTTCAGAGGGCAGTCTTTTGATGTTCTTTATTCGTCTCACGTCAGTTCTCAGGAAGAGCCTGTTGAATATAGTTTGAAATGGATAAAAGTAAATTGCGTTTTGGGGGGGTTTGGAAATCTTAATGGAAGAAAGGTATATCAATCAACAGGATTCCATGGCACCAGGAGAACTTTAGAATTACAATATTCAAGTCCATCAGGACGTGATTTTATAGTTACCAATAAAAGCCTTTATGACAATAATGCGCATCAGAATATCTGGAAAAAACAGTTTTATGAAATTTTAGAAAATACAGAAGATGATGATGATCTTAATTGTAAAATGCAAGATTTTGTTAATTTATTTAACAGCACAATAATATGGTGTATCCATAAAGACCTCTTAGCTCCAAAAGGCGTTGATGTCATTGACAATTTTATCTGATGAAACATCAATCCATCTGGGACGGTTGGGGGGCTTGTTTTTTTATGACTTGTATTCCTGCCCCACAAGATTATGGCTATCACATAAAAATATCGACGCTGGAAAGGATAATGAGCACATCCTGTTAGGAAAACATATTGATGAAACAACATTCAAAAAGGAACGTAAGGTAATGACCTTCCATGGATATGCAGCGATCGATTTTATAAAAACACCAAACGGAATGGAAATACATGAGGTAAAAAAAGGTAAGGGCGAACATCCTGAACCGCATATTGCCCAGGTGCGTTACTATATTGAACTTTTTTATGAAATGACAGGAAAAGAAGCCACAGGAGTAATACATTATCCTGTGGTGAGGAAAACCTTGCAAGTAAAAAGAGATGAGGAGAGCGTTATGGCAGATATTGAAAAAATTAAGAACATTCTAGGAGAGAGATGTCCAAAACCGTCACGCATACCGATATGTCGTGGATGCAGATATGAGGAGATGTGCTGGGCATGAGTAAGGTTTTTTATATTTTCAAAGAAGGCGATCTGTACGTAAAAGAAGGTACATTTTATTTCAAGAACGTAGAAATATCCGTTCCGATACCTGTTGAGCAGGTATTGTCTTTCGAATTACACGGAGGTTGCAGTGTTTCAAGTGGAGCGTTTTCACTGGCTGGAAAACATAATATTCCAATCCATATGTTCGATTTTTATGTAAATTACATGGGCACATACTGGCCGAAGGAACATTATTTCAGTGGAGATCTAACTATTAAACAAAGCCTTATTTATTCAGATATTCAAAAACGATTGGAGCTTGCCCGAATATTAGTTAAAGGTGTTGAAAATAATATGCGTGCTTTCCTAGGTCATATAGGGGGCAATCGCACACCTTTTTTGAAAGATATCGATTTAAATGTTGTAAAATCCATTCAAGATATGATGTTGATCGAAGCACGCATGCGCAAGGATTACTACAATCGTTTTGATGCGATGCTGCCTGATGGATTCAAGATAGATCGAAGGGCAATACGACCTCCGAGCAATTATGGGAATAGTCTGATATCTTTCGGAAATACTTTGCTATATACATCAATAATTACAGCAGCAAGGAAAACTTCTGTAAATATTACAATTCCATTTTATCATGAACCGGCAGCAGGAAGATTTGCTTTATCTCTAGATTTGTCAGAAGTTTTTAAACCCGGTATTGTTGATCGATTTATTTATCAAATTGTGAAGCAGGGCATATTACAGCCAAATCAAGTGCATTTCAATGAGGTTGGTGGAGGAATTTTATTGAATGAAACAGGGAAGAAAATTTTCCTGGAACATTGGGATAAATGGCTGGAACATACGATTTTTCATAAAAAGCTGAAGAGAAAAGTATCTCACAGGCACTTACTTGTGCTTGAGATGCACAAATATACAAAACATATCGAAGGAATTGAGCAATATAATCCTATAAAAATACCCGATGGTGATTAGATTGTATGTTGTGCTTGCTTACGATGTCCATTTCAATAGGACAAATCTATTCAAGAGTTTTTGCAGGGAATATCTTACATGGGTTCAAAATAGTGTTTTTGAGGGAGAACTTAGACCAACACAATTTA is drawn from Methanosarcinales archaeon and contains these coding sequences:
- the cas3 gene encoding type I-D CRISPR-associated helicase Cas3'; this translates as MEKSYIFKPQNIEFTDTMFDGKQLHSTQKSMLEMGEMKEDCLLIHAPTGSGKTYGFGLPSLWYDDKRLFDDSLPKTIIIAPTNALIHQTEYDLKKDWKHKKLKVEILFAKNIVANGWNRALEIYERIRDADIIITNPDITTLLLSNYYYRDEDPNKIRLRQWSDLFKNTKFMIFDEYHLYTEDEIGKVISFLIMNKATKNDLKACFSSATPNNLIKKVLEEKYFLKCKEVTQELVEEEVKDMKYRKVKGKLKVTFTDKNISESLNDVIYDARRTLYIFSDLKTNLEAQDRLEKLDIAFGSFTGLDTKRGQKEAPDDRIILATNKAELGLNLDIELAHIEPGFYAENFWQRFGRSARKGKDGEIVVHIDSNIIKNLPEHIKNYEEFVGRMDNVLIDKKMYSSKIINHVGAYLYLVKIRSNRILAGQIHSVMSDLPGENMYKAFEKAEILLKEMKEISAKNQYVDPETIKNLDKWWNEYFIPSFGRFRGQSFDVLYSSHVSSQEEPVEYSLKWIKVNCVLGGFGNLNGRKVYQSTGFHGTRRTLELQYSSPSGRDFIVTNKSLYDNNAHQNIWKKQFYEILENTEDDDDLNCKMQDFVNLFNSTIIWCIHKDLLAPKGVDVIDNFI
- a CDS encoding Dna2/Cas4 domain-containing protein — protein: MTILSDETSIHLGRLGGLFFYDLYSCPTRLWLSHKNIDAGKDNEHILLGKHIDETTFKKERKVMTFHGYAAIDFIKTPNGMEIHEVKKGKGEHPEPHIAQVRYYIELFYEMTGKEATGVIHYPVVRKTLQVKRDEESVMADIEKIKNILGERCPKPSRIPICRGCRYEEMCWA
- the cas1b gene encoding type I-B CRISPR-associated endonuclease Cas1; this translates as MSKVFYIFKEGDLYVKEGTFYFKNVEISVPIPVEQVLSFELHGGCSVSSGAFSLAGKHNIPIHMFDFYVNYMGTYWPKEHYFSGDLTIKQSLIYSDIQKRLELARILVKGVENNMRAFLGHIGGNRTPFLKDIDLNVVKSIQDMMLIEARMRKDYYNRFDAMLPDGFKIDRRAIRPPSNYGNSLISFGNTLLYTSIITAARKTSVNITIPFYHEPAAGRFALSLDLSEVFKPGIVDRFIYQIVKQGILQPNQVHFNEVGGGILLNETGKKIFLEHWDKWLEHTIFHKKLKRKVSHRHLLVLEMHKYTKHIEGIEQYNPIKIPDGD